A single genomic interval of Thermoanaerobaculia bacterium harbors:
- a CDS encoding radical SAM/SPASM domain-containing protein → MSENLLDRKREAIASFVEFADGGPSPRWPLEIYLEISNVCDLRCVMCTRFSAFNPARKQAIWDVDPGFLDASGAAETLRPLLERALVVHAFGYGEPTIHPDFPGFLSHLSQFEVLIDFFTNGMHLTDELARLLVDRAIHHLTVSFSGSTAAEYESVYQGGNFEKVLAGLDRVREAKRAAGKAFPGVRLNSVTFDHHVRSLDRFVELAAAHGVESVELTRLLEHTAVVPQLGGHAANLRSPEIRDAIGRGKEAAARLGIELALHPMIEAELALPEEGGAPGGPPDRLPLEEFPAAARALPVFPPSRENGPIASAVDLDRWGIDEIRRRLRVREYAQGEAPFYCLEPFKTFYLRRGGQVKTCCYMNDEAPGLGDIRRWSGEQIWSGAAYEVFRGAVRNGQYPMLACEHCLERRQAPGSHGVDQMLRDYASWHPKAKGRPFDERTIGNLATAWGSKIVARSFDRGSRAATAPGAGERVAKVLARLSEDPLWWSLVEGWVDHASAAGVAGWVYSPPFSDLRFPVTVWAGDRKLAEGIADMLRADLAEGEKGDGRYGFAFPMPLTEAEARAVRVELGNTGCVLERIPALQGERTSRPPADPVAAANDTR, encoded by the coding sequence ATGTCGGAAAACCTCCTCGACCGCAAGCGCGAGGCGATCGCCTCGTTCGTGGAGTTCGCCGACGGAGGACCGTCGCCCCGCTGGCCCCTCGAGATCTACCTCGAGATCAGCAACGTCTGCGATCTCCGCTGCGTCATGTGCACCCGCTTCTCGGCGTTCAACCCGGCGAGGAAACAGGCGATCTGGGACGTCGATCCCGGGTTCCTCGACGCGAGCGGCGCGGCGGAGACGCTCCGGCCGCTGCTGGAGCGGGCCCTCGTCGTGCACGCCTTCGGCTACGGCGAGCCGACGATCCATCCCGACTTCCCCGGCTTCCTGTCTCATCTCTCGCAGTTCGAGGTGCTGATCGACTTCTTCACGAACGGCATGCACCTGACCGACGAGCTCGCCCGCCTCCTCGTCGACCGCGCGATCCATCACCTCACCGTCAGTTTCTCCGGGAGCACGGCGGCCGAATACGAGTCGGTCTACCAGGGAGGGAACTTCGAGAAGGTCCTCGCCGGGCTCGATCGGGTTCGCGAAGCGAAGCGCGCGGCGGGAAAGGCCTTCCCGGGGGTACGGTTGAACTCCGTGACCTTCGATCACCACGTCCGCTCGCTGGACCGCTTCGTCGAACTCGCGGCCGCGCACGGCGTCGAGAGCGTCGAACTGACGCGGCTCCTCGAACACACCGCCGTGGTCCCGCAGCTCGGAGGGCACGCGGCGAACCTTCGTTCGCCGGAGATCCGCGACGCGATCGGCCGCGGGAAGGAGGCCGCGGCTCGCCTCGGGATCGAGCTCGCGCTCCATCCGATGATCGAGGCGGAGCTCGCTCTCCCCGAGGAAGGCGGGGCGCCGGGCGGTCCGCCCGATCGCCTTCCGCTGGAGGAGTTCCCCGCCGCGGCCCGGGCCCTGCCGGTGTTTCCCCCGTCGCGGGAGAACGGGCCGATCGCTTCGGCCGTGGATCTCGACCGGTGGGGGATCGACGAGATCCGGCGGCGCCTGCGCGTCCGGGAGTACGCGCAGGGAGAGGCTCCGTTCTACTGTCTCGAGCCGTTCAAGACCTTCTACCTGCGGCGCGGCGGCCAGGTGAAGACCTGTTGCTACATGAACGACGAGGCGCCCGGGCTCGGCGACATCCGCCGTTGGAGCGGCGAGCAGATCTGGTCGGGCGCGGCGTACGAGGTCTTCCGCGGGGCGGTCCGCAACGGCCAGTACCCGATGCTCGCGTGCGAGCACTGCCTCGAGCGGCGGCAGGCTCCCGGAAGCCACGGAGTCGACCAGATGCTCCGCGACTACGCCTCCTGGCATCCGAAAGCGAAGGGACGGCCGTTCGACGAGCGAACGATCGGAAATCTCGCGACGGCGTGGGGATCGAAGATCGTCGCGCGATCGTTCGATCGCGGATCGCGCGCCGCGACGGCTCCCGGAGCGGGGGAGCGGGTCGCCAAGGTTCTCGCGCGGCTTTCGGAGGACCCGCTCTGGTGGTCGCTCGTCGAAGGGTGGGTCGATCACGCCTCCGCGGCGGGGGTCGCGGGATGGGTCTATTCGCCGCCGTTTTCCGATCTGCGCTTTCCGGTCACGGTGTGGGCGGGCGATCGGAAGCTCGCCGAGGGGATCGCGGACATGCTCCGCGCCGATCTCGCCGAAGGGGAAAAGGGGGACGGCCGGTACGGATTCGCGTTCCCGATGCCGTTGACGGAAGCCGAGGCGCGCGCCGTGCGTGTCGAGCTCGGCAACACCGGATGCGTGCTCGAGAGGATCCCCGCGCTCCAGGGGGAACGCACGAGCCGGCCGCCGGCGGATCCCGTCGCGGCGGCGAACGATACACGGTAG